The proteins below come from a single Aegilops tauschii subsp. strangulata cultivar AL8/78 chromosome 6, Aet v6.0, whole genome shotgun sequence genomic window:
- the LOC109736944 gene encoding uncharacterized protein: MMIDELIENIVASGTYDDDFLRRIVLVLLGTVLAPQSTKEVPNAYYKLVEDVEAIKAFNWNTFTLRYLFWEKVQPLDDEAFDRLAHEYPLVLNWSEDEAKKRDAYDTSYGRGNGTIVLEKLEKKGLVFKPNRGSGDDVEFVEHSEDCVGKYGPSKYKSSKYWTDVKSTPAKEDMDNRVDASFTIGNGKKLAREKGVHHNTPGTGDEGDPFIIDDNGNSPNPSLASVDTNDFPAITSTPKNMNEVSNGSSADKYEEISMDSLNTRIKNAKENGTKENDGKRKRKQSVCIRAAMISTDYINEDHIEAAKVYIQTLADSEKLCRKIVVHMTGIGGETCTPDMLQAIILKKWLHGGVINSYCNHMQTHNPRADHHILSSWVSHWLILRADGKVNNSKRHFMDHFTNQTKMVSRVTEEYFIKDKDRDDWTFEFDQDEVNASRGRILAEILFSECNTMEVVKEKILKIMEKK; the protein is encoded by the exons ATGATGATAGACGAGCTGATTGAGAACATCGTTGCTAGTGGCACGTACGATGATGATTTTCTTCGTAGAATTGTTCTGGTTCTTCTAGGCACGGTTCTTGCACCGCAGTCCACGAAAGAAGTTCCTAATGCTTATTACAAGTTAGTGGAGGATGTGGAGGCCATCAAAGCATTTAATTGGAACACGTTTACTTTACGC TACTTGTTTTGGGAGAAAGTGCAGCCACTGGATGATGAGGCATTTGATCGACTGGCTCATGAATATCCGTTGGTGCTTAATTGGTCAGAAGATGAGGCTAAGAAGCGTGACGCGTATGACACGTCATACGGCCGTGGTAATGGGACG ATAGTATTGGAGAAGCTGGAGAAGAAAGGTCTCGTCTTCAAGCCAAACAGGGGGTCTGGTGATGACGTTGAGTTTGTGGAGCATAGTGAAGACTGTGTGGGGAAGTATGGTCCATCAAAATACAAATCATCAAAATATTGGACAGATGTAAAATCAACTCCTGCAAAAGAAGATATGGACAACAGGGTGGACGCATCCTTCACCATTGGGAACGGGAAGAAATTGGCGCGTGAGAAAGGTGTGCATCACAACACACCTGGTACAGGAGATGAAGGCGACCCCTTCATTATTGACGACAATGGTAATTCACCCAACCCATCTCTTGCGTCGGTAGACACGAATGACTTTCCAGCTATTACTTCAACCCCCAAGAATATGAATGAAGTATCAAACGGGTCTAGCGCCGATAAATATGAGGAGATTAGTATGGATAGTCTGAACACCCGTATAAAAAATGCGAAAGAAAATGGCACTAAGGAGAATGATGGGAAACGCAAGAGGAAACA ATCTGTTTGTATAAGAGCTGCTATGATTAGTACTGATTACATTAATGAGGATCACATAGAGGCCGCAAAGGTTTATATCCAAACACTGGCAGACTCGGAGAAGCTTTGTAGGAAAATTGTTGTGCACATGACGGGAATTGGTGGGGAAACATGTACACCTGATATGCTTCAAGCCATCATTTTGAAAAAGTGGTTGCATGGCGGT GTCATCAATAGTTATTGCAACCATATGCAGACCCATAATCCTCGTGCTGACCATCACATATTATCATCTTGGGTGTCCCACTGGCTTATTCTTCGTGCTGATGGAAAGGTTAACAACTCTAAGAGGCATTTTATGGATCATTTCACTAACCAAACTAAAATGGTGTCTAGAGTTACTGAAGAGTATTTCATCAAAGATAAG GACAGAGATGATTGGACATTTGAGTTTGATCAAGATGAGGTTAATGCTTCAAGGGGACGCATTCTAGCTGAAATACTTTTTTCAGAATGCAACACGATGGAAGTAGTGAAAGAGAAGATCCTCAAGATCATGGAGAAGAAATGA